The following nucleotide sequence is from Kiritimatiella glycovorans.
CTCGCTCTTCTGATCATAGTTGCGCGGGATAAAATCATCCGTCGTCACTACCAGAATATCAATATCACTGTCTTCACCTGAGGCACCTCGAGCCCGACTTCCGAACAAAACGACCTTTTCAACCCCGGCGGAAACAAGCCGGGAGGTGATCTCCTGAACAACCCTGTCAGACACACGATCCATAAACGTCATGGTATGGCGCCGATGTCGGAATTCAAGACGGAACTAAACCCCTGAACCCGTCTTTGCCGATTAAATCTTACTTCCCACAACCCACTTTCCACATCCCATACACACGGAAGCTGAACCACGAAGCCGCAGCGTCTTGACGTTATAGCGTCATAGCGTTAACTTTGCCATTGGAGGTGAACAATGACTGCATCCGCCAGGCGAGCGACCA
It contains:
- a CDS encoding nucleotidyltransferase domain-containing protein, whose protein sequence is MTFMDRVSDRVVQEITSRLVSAGVEKVVLFGSRARGASGEDSDIDILVVTTDDFIPRNYDQKSEVYLRVANRIKDIRRKYPVDIIVHTRPMHKRFLSMNSVFCGDILREGRVLYEKDHAGLARCRSG